A portion of the Streptomyces erythrochromogenes genome contains these proteins:
- a CDS encoding UbiA family prenyltransferase, whose translation MPVRTKQIAESADGAGVGAATRAARAGRALGGLGASCHPLPAAAVTLFAAVLAVAAGHGPPGVFLVAGAVAAGQLSVGWCNDRADLGRDLATGRRDKPLVAGTVSAAAVARAAGAALLLCVPLSLAAGPLAGAVHLAGVAAAWGYNLRLKGTVVSWAPYALAFGLLPAFVTLGLPGAPWPPPWLMAAAALLGAGAHFANVLPDIDDDLATGVVGLPQRLGARRSAVLAGLLVLGSTAALVAGPPGRVTAYGWVLLGATATALLLALRRPAGRLPFLTVTAVAGADVILLAAELRP comes from the coding sequence GTGCCCGTGCGAACCAAGCAGATCGCCGAGAGTGCCGATGGTGCCGGAGTCGGCGCTGCCACCAGGGCCGCCCGCGCCGGACGCGCCCTGGGCGGCCTGGGGGCGTCGTGTCACCCGCTGCCCGCGGCGGCCGTGACGCTCTTCGCCGCGGTCCTGGCGGTCGCGGCAGGGCACGGCCCGCCGGGGGTGTTCCTCGTCGCGGGGGCGGTGGCCGCGGGCCAGCTGTCGGTGGGCTGGTGCAACGACCGGGCCGACCTCGGGCGGGACCTGGCCACGGGCCGACGGGACAAGCCGCTGGTCGCCGGTACGGTGTCGGCCGCCGCCGTGGCCCGGGCGGCGGGCGCGGCGCTCCTGCTCTGCGTGCCGCTGTCGCTGGCGGCCGGTCCGCTCGCCGGCGCCGTGCACCTGGCCGGCGTGGCGGCCGCGTGGGGGTACAACCTCCGGCTGAAGGGCACGGTCGTCTCCTGGGCCCCGTACGCCCTGGCCTTCGGCCTGCTGCCGGCCTTCGTCACCCTCGGGCTGCCCGGCGCGCCCTGGCCGCCGCCGTGGCTGATGGCGGCCGCGGCGCTGCTGGGCGCGGGCGCCCACTTCGCGAACGTCCTGCCCGACATCGACGACGACCTGGCCACCGGGGTGGTCGGGCTGCCGCAGCGGCTCGGCGCCCGGCGCTCGGCCGTGCTGGCCGGGCTGCTCGTCCTGGGCTCGACCGCGGCCCTCGTCGCGGGACCGCCGGGGCGGGTGACGGCGTACGGCTGGGTGCTGCTGGGCGCGACGGCGACGGCGCTGCTCCTCGCGCTCCGCAGGCCCGCGGGACGGCTCCCGTTCCTGACGGTGACGGCGGTGGCCGGAGCCGACGTGATCCTGCTGGCCGCCGAACTCCGCCCCTGA
- a CDS encoding type III polyketide synthase, with product MTRVLAVRSVFPPHRHPQAEITEALARFLPPGSDTALLRRVHASVRVESRHLALPLERYGPANNFGTTNALFVETALELGSRVLELTLADAGLTAPEVDLVMSTTVTGLATPSLEARLASRAGLRPDVRRLPLFGLGCAAGAAGASHLHDLLAGRPGDAALLLSTELCSLTLQATDSSMANLVAGALFGDGAAALVAVGRDHPLYATGAGPEIVATRSRLYPGTERLLGWDIGHWGMRMVLGRELPDLARLHVAEEVESFLAAHDLKPADVDAWICHPGGPKILDALSDALALPESAFAASRRSLAAVGNLSSASVLHILEGVRRAGPRPGSVGLMLGFGPGFASELVLLRW from the coding sequence ATGACACGTGTTCTGGCAGTGCGCAGCGTGTTCCCGCCCCATCGTCATCCCCAGGCCGAGATCACGGAGGCGCTCGCCCGCTTCCTGCCGCCCGGCTCCGACACCGCCCTGCTGCGCCGGGTCCACGCCTCGGTGCGCGTGGAGAGCCGTCATCTCGCGCTCCCGCTGGAGCGCTACGGGCCCGCGAACAACTTCGGCACGACGAACGCCCTCTTCGTGGAGACGGCCCTGGAACTCGGATCCCGGGTGCTCGAACTCACCCTCGCCGACGCAGGCCTGACGGCCCCCGAGGTCGATCTGGTCATGTCGACGACCGTGACCGGGCTCGCGACGCCCTCGCTGGAGGCCCGCCTCGCCTCCCGCGCCGGGCTGCGTCCCGATGTACGGCGGCTGCCGCTCTTCGGTCTCGGGTGTGCCGCGGGGGCCGCCGGGGCGAGCCATCTCCACGACCTGCTCGCGGGCCGACCGGGCGATGCGGCCCTGCTGCTGTCCACCGAGCTCTGTTCGCTCACCCTCCAGGCCACCGACTCCTCGATGGCGAACCTGGTGGCCGGGGCCCTCTTCGGCGACGGTGCGGCCGCCCTGGTCGCGGTGGGCCGCGACCATCCCCTGTACGCGACAGGCGCCGGCCCCGAGATCGTCGCCACCCGCAGCCGCCTCTACCCGGGCACCGAGCGCCTCCTCGGCTGGGACATCGGCCACTGGGGCATGCGCATGGTGCTCGGCCGCGAACTCCCGGATCTGGCCCGGCTGCACGTGGCCGAGGAGGTGGAGAGCTTCCTCGCCGCCCACGACCTGAAACCCGCGGACGTCGACGCCTGGATCTGCCATCCCGGCGGCCCGAAGATCCTCGACGCGCTCTCGGACGCGCTGGCGCTGCCGGAGTCGGCCTTCGCGGCGAGCCGGCGTTCGCTGGCCGCCGTGGGCAACCTCTCCTCCGCCTCGGTCCTGCACATCCTTGAAGGCGTCCGCCGCGCCGGACCGCGGCCCGGTTCCGTCGGGCTGATGCTCGGCTTCGGCCCCGGCTTCGCCTCCGAACTCGTCCTCCTGCGCTGGTGA
- a CDS encoding isoprenylcysteine carboxyl methyltransferase family protein, whose product MNSLTSATSLSLYLLLICLVAAERLAELVTARRNTSWSLERGGREYGRGHYPAMVALHAALLIGCVVEPWAAGRPFVPLLGWSALAVALAAQGLRWWCIASLGPRWNTRVLVVPGLPLVERGPYRVLRHPNYVAVVAEGAALPLVHSAWVTALGFTVLNLVLLRVRIGCEDAALTDGGRLRAPASVPSAGAPS is encoded by the coding sequence ATGAACTCCCTGACCTCCGCCACCTCCTTGAGCCTGTACCTGTTGCTCATCTGCCTCGTCGCCGCCGAACGGCTCGCCGAGCTGGTCACCGCCCGCCGCAACACCTCCTGGAGCCTGGAGCGCGGCGGCCGCGAGTACGGCCGCGGCCACTACCCGGCCATGGTCGCCCTGCACGCCGCGCTGCTGATCGGCTGCGTGGTCGAACCCTGGGCGGCCGGACGGCCGTTCGTCCCCCTGCTCGGCTGGTCGGCCCTCGCCGTCGCCCTCGCCGCCCAGGGCCTGCGCTGGTGGTGCATCGCCTCGCTCGGCCCGCGCTGGAACACCCGGGTGCTCGTCGTGCCCGGACTGCCGCTGGTGGAGCGGGGCCCGTACCGGGTGCTGCGCCACCCCAACTACGTGGCGGTGGTCGCGGAAGGAGCCGCACTGCCGCTGGTCCACTCCGCCTGGGTGACCGCGCTCGGCTTCACCGTGCTCAATCTGGTGCTGCTGCGCGTGCGGATCGGCTGCGAGGACGCCGCCCTGACGGACGGCGGACGGCTGCGGGCGCCCGCCTCCGTCCCATCGGCGGGAGCACCGTCATGA